Proteins encoded together in one Mycobacterium simiae window:
- a CDS encoding DUF3558 domain-containing protein, translating to MAAVTILVPSVAGCSGSGDNKPGSTSSSAPGDAEGHHGPMFPQCGGVSDQTVAELTKVSGLINTARNSVGCQWLAGGGILGPHFSFSWYRGSPIGRERKTEELSRATVDDITINGHSGFIAVGNEPNLGDSLCEVGIQFQDDFIEWSISFSQKPFPPPCDIARELTRQSIANSK from the coding sequence ATGGCGGCCGTGACGATTCTGGTCCCGTCGGTGGCGGGCTGTTCCGGTTCCGGTGACAACAAGCCGGGAAGCACGTCGTCGTCGGCTCCCGGCGACGCCGAGGGGCATCATGGGCCGATGTTTCCGCAGTGCGGTGGCGTCAGCGATCAGACGGTGGCGGAACTGACGAAGGTGAGCGGGCTGATCAACACCGCGCGTAACTCCGTGGGCTGCCAGTGGCTGGCCGGGGGCGGCATTCTCGGACCGCACTTCTCTTTCTCCTGGTATCGCGGCAGCCCGATCGGACGCGAGCGCAAGACTGAGGAGCTATCCCGCGCCACGGTCGACGACATCACCATCAACGGCCACAGCGGCTTCATTGCGGTTGGCAACGAGCCGAACCTGGGCGACTCGTTGTGTGAGGTCGGAATCCAGTTCCAGGACGACTTCATCGAGTGGTCGATCAGCTTCAGCCAGAAACCCTTCCCGCCGCCGTGTGACATCGCCCGAGAACTGACTCGGCAATCGATTGCGAACTCGAAATGA
- a CDS encoding DUF4189 domain-containing protein, with the protein MITRRRRFILAAAGIVSAAAIGVGLAPVAGAADDHGAIAYSSNGSWGRAWDYPTRAAAEVTAVKNCAYRDCKVLTSFTDCGAVATNGRAFQGGVGPTLASAMRDALTKLGGGVIDTWACN; encoded by the coding sequence ATGATTACTCGTCGACGGCGGTTCATTCTGGCCGCCGCCGGTATCGTCAGCGCCGCCGCCATCGGCGTCGGGCTGGCGCCGGTGGCCGGCGCCGCCGACGATCACGGCGCAATTGCCTACTCCAGCAACGGTTCCTGGGGCCGCGCCTGGGACTACCCGACCCGAGCGGCAGCCGAAGTCACCGCGGTCAAGAACTGCGCTTACCGGGATTGCAAAGTACTCACCAGCTTCACCGATTGCGGCGCCGTCGCGACCAACGGCCGGGCCTTCCAAGGTGGCGTCGGACCCACCCTGGCCTCGGCGATGCGCGACGCGCTGACCAAACTTGGTGGGGGCGTCATCGACACGTGGGCCTGCAATTAG
- a CDS encoding DUF3558 domain-containing protein, producing the protein MTRRIRTAVVVLLATLVVLTGCSRSIGGNAVKAGSGSVPRNNNSQQQYPNLLKECEVLTSDILAKTVGADPLDIQSTFVGAICRWQAANPAGLIDITRFWFEQGSLSEERKVADFLKYKVESRAIAGVNSIVMRPDDPNGACGVASDAAGVVGWWVNPQAPGIDACGQAIKLMELTLSTNS; encoded by the coding sequence ATGACAAGACGCATCCGAACGGCGGTAGTCGTTTTGCTCGCCACGCTGGTCGTGCTGACCGGTTGCTCGAGGTCGATCGGCGGTAACGCCGTCAAGGCGGGTTCGGGCAGTGTGCCGCGCAACAACAACTCCCAACAGCAATATCCGAATTTGCTCAAGGAGTGTGAGGTCTTGACCAGTGACATCCTGGCCAAGACCGTAGGTGCGGACCCGCTGGATATTCAGAGCACGTTCGTCGGGGCGATCTGCCGCTGGCAGGCGGCCAACCCCGCCGGTCTGATCGACATCACCCGGTTCTGGTTCGAGCAGGGCAGCCTGAGCGAAGAGCGCAAGGTGGCCGACTTCCTCAAGTACAAGGTGGAAAGCCGGGCGATCGCGGGCGTGAATTCGATCGTGATGCGTCCGGACGATCCGAACGGCGCGTGTGGCGTGGCCAGCGACGCCGCCGGGGTGGTCGGCTGGTGGGTCAACCCTCAGGCGCCCGGTATCGATGCGTGCGGTCAGGCCATCAAGCTGATGGAGCTGACGCTGTCGACGAACTCCTAG
- a CDS encoding C39 family peptidase, with translation MKIAKTAALAVLTSAITLGLASPAGAAAGTMYGDPAAAAQYWRYQKYDDCVLMSSADVIGQITGKEPSERAIIKRAQATPSVVHPGSIYTTPANTKNPNSGMGTSFADVPTLLKLYKIHAVITNKDHVAQDGVAAGIEGVEQQLSEGHKVIVSVNAELIWHQPVQTKDENGDPRGDHAVVVTGVDTANEVVHLNDSGSPEGRDEQIPLALFLQAWGASKQLMVFTT, from the coding sequence ATGAAGATCGCCAAAACCGCAGCCCTTGCCGTCCTCACGAGTGCCATCACGCTGGGACTGGCATCCCCCGCCGGGGCGGCCGCGGGCACGATGTACGGAGACCCCGCCGCCGCCGCGCAGTACTGGCGCTACCAGAAATACGATGACTGCGTATTGATGTCGAGCGCCGACGTGATCGGTCAGATCACCGGCAAGGAACCCTCGGAACGCGCCATCATCAAGCGGGCCCAAGCCACCCCGAGTGTCGTGCACCCGGGCTCGATCTACACGACACCGGCCAATACCAAGAACCCAAACTCCGGGATGGGCACCAGTTTTGCCGATGTCCCGACACTGTTGAAGCTGTACAAGATCCACGCCGTCATCACCAACAAAGACCATGTCGCCCAGGACGGTGTCGCCGCCGGCATCGAGGGCGTCGAGCAACAGTTGAGTGAGGGCCACAAAGTGATCGTCAGCGTCAACGCGGAGTTGATCTGGCACCAGCCGGTGCAGACCAAGGACGAAAACGGTGATCCGCGCGGCGATCACGCCGTCGTGGTGACCGGTGTCGATACCGCCAACGAGGTGGTACACCTCAACGACAGCGGCAGCCCCGAAGGCCGCGACGAGCAGATCCCCCTGGCGCTGTTTCTGCAAGCGTGGGGAGCCAGTAAGCAATTGATGGTGTTCACCACCTGA
- a CDS encoding HNH endonuclease signature motif containing protein, whose translation MNSSSALLDGDTVTAAFDTLEAALDTVLGLDARMLTTRDRLVMLARYERVRRMLPAGEHPLINQLAREATPAELGGRLSHAIADWTQVSRAEAGRRVREAADLGERCALTGAPLAPVLAATAAGQRAGRLGREHVAVIRGFYHRLPGWIDDDTRTQAETHLAGLATQYRPDQLARLAEKLTDCLNPDGNFTADDRAHRRGLTLGRQQPDGMSAVSGWLTPELRATLDAVLAKLAAPACDVGGYYCEVHHITDYATCHDTGIDNLTLACGPHHRLLQPHGWTTRRRANGHTEWIPPPHLDRGQPRTNSYHHPEQQLREPQQE comes from the coding sequence ATGAATTCGAGTTCAGCACTGCTCGACGGCGACACCGTCACCGCGGCCTTCGACACGCTCGAGGCCGCGCTCGACACCGTTCTTGGCCTCGACGCCCGGATGCTCACGACTCGGGATCGGTTGGTGATGCTGGCCCGCTACGAGCGGGTCCGCCGCATGCTGCCCGCCGGCGAGCACCCGCTGATCAACCAGTTGGCCCGGGAGGCCACGCCGGCGGAGTTGGGCGGCAGATTGTCGCATGCGATCGCCGACTGGACGCAGGTCAGCCGCGCCGAAGCCGGACGGCGGGTCCGTGAAGCCGCCGATCTGGGTGAGCGGTGCGCGTTGACCGGGGCGCCGTTGGCGCCGGTGTTGGCCGCGACTGCGGCCGGGCAGCGTGCGGGGCGGTTGGGGCGGGAGCATGTGGCGGTGATTCGCGGCTTCTACCACCGGTTGCCCGGCTGGATCGACGACGACACCCGCACCCAGGCCGAAACGCATTTGGCCGGGCTGGCTACCCAGTACCGGCCCGACCAGTTGGCCCGGCTCGCCGAGAAGCTGACCGACTGCCTCAACCCCGACGGCAACTTCACCGCCGACGACCGTGCGCACCGTCGCGGCCTGACCCTGGGCAGGCAGCAACCCGACGGCATGTCCGCGGTGAGCGGCTGGCTGACCCCCGAACTGCGCGCGACCCTGGACGCCGTCCTGGCGAAGTTGGCCGCCCCCGCCTGCGACGTCGGCGGCTACTACTGCGAAGTCCACCACATCACCGACTACGCCACCTGCCACGACACCGGCATCGACAACCTCACCCTCGCCTGCGGACCCCACCACCGACTCCTGCAACCCCACGGCTGGACCACCCGACGACGCGCCAACGGCCACACCGAATGGATCCCGCCGCCACATCTCGACCGCGGCCAACCCCGCACCAACTCCTACCACCACCCCGAACAACAACTCCGCGAACCACAGCAGGAGTGA
- a CDS encoding metallophosphoesterase family protein: MRFLHTADWQLGMTRHFLAGDAQPRYSAARRDAVAGLGALAAEVGAEFVVVAGDVFEHNQLAPEVIGQSLEAMRAIGIPVYLLPGNHDPLDASSVFTSALFKAECPDNVVVLDRAGIHQVRPGVEIVAAPWRSKAPTTDLVAEVLDGLSPAPVTRILVAHGGVDVLDPDRDKPSLIRLAGLEQALARGTAHYAALGDKHSLTQVGGTGRVWYSGSPEVTNFDDVESDPGHVLVVDIDDSRAVSVMPHRVGRWRFVTLHRQVDNSRDIADLDMNLDLMTDKDRTVVRLALTGSLTVTDRAALDACLDRYGRLFAHLGTWERHTDLAVIPADGEFTDLGIGGFAAAAVEELVATARGDDLESASDAQAALALLLRLTDRGAA, translated from the coding sequence ATGCGATTTCTGCATACCGCCGACTGGCAGCTGGGCATGACCCGGCACTTTCTCGCCGGGGACGCCCAGCCGCGGTACTCGGCCGCCCGTCGCGATGCGGTGGCCGGCCTGGGCGCCCTGGCGGCCGAGGTGGGCGCCGAATTCGTCGTTGTCGCCGGCGATGTATTCGAACACAATCAGCTCGCTCCCGAGGTGATCGGTCAATCGCTGGAAGCCATGCGCGCCATCGGTATTCCGGTCTACCTGTTACCGGGAAACCACGATCCCCTCGATGCGTCGTCGGTGTTCACCAGTGCCTTGTTCAAGGCCGAATGTCCGGACAACGTCGTGGTGCTCGATCGAGCCGGCATCCATCAGGTGCGGCCGGGCGTCGAGATCGTCGCTGCGCCATGGCGGTCCAAGGCTCCGACCACCGATCTGGTCGCCGAAGTTCTCGACGGCCTGAGCCCCGCACCCGTCACCCGCATCCTCGTCGCCCACGGCGGCGTCGACGTCCTGGACCCCGACCGCGACAAGCCGTCGCTGATTCGACTGGCCGGGCTCGAGCAGGCACTCGCTCGCGGCACGGCCCACTATGCGGCGCTGGGGGACAAGCATTCGCTCACCCAGGTCGGCGGCACCGGCCGCGTGTGGTATTCCGGGTCACCGGAAGTCACGAATTTCGATGACGTGGAATCCGACCCGGGACACGTCCTGGTCGTCGACATCGATGACTCCCGTGCGGTGTCGGTGATGCCCCATCGAGTGGGGCGCTGGCGATTCGTCACCTTGCACCGCCAGGTCGACAACAGCCGCGACATTGCCGACCTCGACATGAATCTCGACCTGATGACCGACAAGGATCGCACCGTGGTGCGGCTGGCACTGACGGGTTCGTTGACGGTGACCGATCGCGCCGCCTTGGACGCCTGCCTAGACCGATACGGTCGGCTGTTCGCCCACTTGGGCACGTGGGAACGCCACACGGACCTGGCGGTGATCCCCGCCGACGGCGAGTTCACCGATCTGGGGATCGGCGGGTTCGCCGCCGCGGCGGTCGAAGAGCTGGTCGCCACGGCTCGCGGCGACGACCTCGAGTCGGCCAGCGATGCCCAGGCCGCACTGGCGCTGCTGCTGCGGCTGACCGACCGGGGCGCGGCATGA
- a CDS encoding ABC transporter ATP-binding protein, producing the protein MLLALLRQYIRPYRRLVAALLMLQTISTLATLYLPTLNAAIIDDGVAKSDTATIVRLGVLMLAVTGLQVLCSMGATYFGSRTGMGFGRDLRLAMFEHVTTFSERETARFGAPTLLTRSTNDVRQIQYLVQMTGTVLVTAPIMCVGGIFMAIHQEAALTWLLLVSVPVLGVANYWIMSHMLPLFRSMQALIDGINRVMRDQLSGVRVVRAFTREAFERDRFARANAALSNAALTAGNWQALMLPVTTLTINLSSVALVWFGGLRIDRGQMQVGSLTAFLAYFTQILMAVLVATMTLVVLPRASVCAERITEVMSTRAAVASPQQPKLPAHGITGVVRLDAAAFTYPGAERPVLHQISLTARPGTTTAIVGSTGSGKSTLVSLICRLYDVTAGAVRLDDLDVRDYDIERLWAAIGLVPQRGYLFAGTLAENLRMGATPDQAVTDDDMWEALRVAAADDFVRAHPDGLQMRVAQAGMNFSGGQRQRLAIARAVIRSPAIYLFDDAFSALDVHTEARVRAALREVAGNATTIVVTQRISTASRADHIVVIDDGQLVGSGTHESLLGSCRAYAEFADSQSVDAVRSDHVGDIP; encoded by the coding sequence ATGCTTCTGGCACTGCTGCGCCAGTACATCCGGCCGTACCGCCGGCTGGTGGCGGCGCTGCTGATGCTCCAAACGATCAGCACCCTGGCAACGCTGTACCTGCCGACGCTCAACGCCGCGATCATCGACGACGGCGTCGCCAAGAGTGATACCGCGACGATCGTCAGGCTCGGCGTCCTCATGCTGGCAGTCACCGGGCTGCAGGTGCTGTGTTCGATGGGCGCCACCTACTTCGGGTCCCGCACCGGGATGGGGTTCGGCCGCGACCTGCGCCTGGCCATGTTCGAACATGTCACCACGTTCTCCGAACGCGAGACCGCCCGATTCGGCGCCCCGACGCTGCTCACCCGCAGCACCAACGACGTTCGGCAGATCCAGTACCTGGTGCAGATGACCGGTACGGTGCTGGTGACCGCGCCGATCATGTGTGTCGGTGGAATCTTCATGGCCATCCACCAGGAGGCCGCGCTGACCTGGCTGCTGCTGGTCAGCGTCCCGGTGCTGGGTGTGGCCAACTACTGGATCATGTCGCACATGCTGCCACTGTTCCGCAGCATGCAGGCGCTGATCGACGGCATCAACAGGGTAATGCGCGACCAGTTGTCCGGGGTGCGGGTAGTTCGGGCGTTCACCCGCGAAGCCTTTGAGCGCGACCGGTTTGCTCGCGCCAACGCCGCCCTGTCGAATGCGGCCCTGACGGCCGGCAACTGGCAAGCGCTGATGTTGCCGGTGACGACGCTGACCATCAACCTGTCCAGCGTCGCGCTGGTCTGGTTCGGCGGGCTGCGCATCGATCGCGGGCAGATGCAGGTCGGTTCGCTCACCGCGTTCCTCGCGTACTTCACCCAGATCCTGATGGCCGTGCTGGTCGCGACAATGACGCTGGTGGTGTTGCCGCGGGCGTCGGTGTGTGCCGAGCGAATCACCGAAGTGATGTCGACGCGGGCCGCCGTCGCAAGCCCGCAGCAGCCGAAGCTTCCGGCGCACGGAATCACCGGCGTGGTGCGCTTGGATGCTGCGGCATTCACCTACCCGGGCGCCGAGCGGCCAGTGCTGCACCAGATTTCGCTGACCGCCCGACCCGGCACCACCACCGCAATCGTCGGCAGCACCGGCTCGGGCAAATCGACGCTGGTGTCGCTGATCTGCCGGCTCTACGACGTGACCGCCGGGGCGGTGCGCCTCGACGACCTCGACGTCCGCGACTACGACATTGAACGACTTTGGGCGGCAATCGGATTGGTGCCGCAGCGTGGCTATCTCTTCGCCGGCACGTTGGCCGAGAACCTGCGAATGGGCGCTACGCCGGACCAGGCGGTGACCGACGACGACATGTGGGAAGCGTTGCGGGTGGCCGCGGCCGACGATTTCGTCCGCGCACACCCCGACGGGCTGCAGATGCGCGTCGCCCAGGCCGGCATGAACTTCTCCGGTGGCCAACGGCAGCGGCTGGCGATAGCCCGGGCCGTGATCCGCAGCCCGGCGATCTATTTGTTCGATGACGCGTTCTCCGCGCTGGACGTGCATACCGAGGCGCGGGTCCGCGCCGCGTTGCGAGAGGTCGCCGGTAATGCCACCACCATCGTTGTCACGCAGCGGATTTCGACGGCTTCGCGGGCCGATCACATCGTCGTCATAGACGACGGGCAGTTGGTCGGCTCGGGCACGCATGAGTCGCTGCTCGGCTCCTGCCGCGCCTACGCGGAATTCGCCGACTCGCAGTCGGTGGACGCGGTGCGATCCGACCACGTCGGGGACATCCCGTGA
- a CDS encoding ABC transporter ATP-binding protein codes for MRPRRGHPVTTTRATPVTRSRDFWSTAARLVRRLAPQRNLSIAVIALGLAGTAIGVVVPRILGHATDLLFNGVIGRGLPAGITKAQAVAQARARGQTTFADLLSGMNVVPGRGVDFGAVAQTLAIALSMYLVAALLVWAQSRLLNVTLQRTMVALRNDVEDKVHRLPLSYFDGRLRGELLSRMTNDIDNVQSSLSMTISQLLTALLTVVAVLAMMLSISPPLTLITLLTVPLSLLATRAIGRRSHRLFVAQWTSIGRLNAHIEETYSGFTVVKTFGHRAAARDRFRTLNDDVYDASFGSQFFAGLVAPATTFIGNLGYVAVAVLGGLQVATGQITLGSIQAFIQYVRQFNTPVSQVAGMYNTLQSGVASAERVFALLDEPEETPDPPGTTARPQPNGPPAAGRVEFAQVSFAYQPGTPVIHDVSMTAEPGSTVAIVGPTGAGKTTLVNLLMRFYEPDSGRILVDGVDITTVSRQTLRSRIGMVLQDTWLFDGTIAENIAYGRPDAGPDEVIEAAAAAYVDRFVHTLPNGYQTRISGGGDNISAGEKQLITIARAFLARPQLLILDEATSSVDTRTEALIQRAMRELRRDRTSFVIAHRLSTIRGADLIVVLEAGRIVEQGNHADLMARRGAYYAMSQA; via the coding sequence ATCCGACCACGTCGGGGACATCCCGTGACGACCACTCGAGCCACCCCGGTGACCCGGTCGCGCGACTTCTGGAGTACCGCCGCGCGACTGGTGCGACGACTTGCACCACAACGAAACCTGAGCATCGCGGTGATCGCCCTGGGCCTGGCCGGCACCGCCATCGGGGTTGTCGTGCCGCGAATCCTCGGCCACGCCACGGATCTACTCTTCAACGGGGTGATCGGACGCGGCCTGCCCGCGGGGATCACCAAGGCGCAGGCCGTTGCCCAGGCCCGCGCTCGCGGTCAAACCACCTTCGCCGACCTGTTGTCCGGGATGAACGTGGTACCCGGCCGCGGAGTGGACTTCGGTGCCGTGGCGCAAACGTTGGCCATCGCGTTGTCGATGTACCTGGTTGCCGCACTGCTTGTTTGGGCGCAATCGCGGTTGCTCAACGTGACACTGCAACGCACCATGGTCGCGCTGCGCAACGACGTCGAAGACAAAGTCCACCGGTTGCCGCTGTCGTACTTCGACGGGCGGCTGCGCGGCGAGCTGCTGAGCCGGATGACCAACGACATCGACAACGTCCAATCGTCGCTGTCGATGACGATCAGTCAGCTACTCACGGCGTTGCTGACCGTGGTGGCAGTACTGGCGATGATGCTGTCCATCTCGCCGCCGCTGACCCTGATCACGCTGCTGACCGTGCCGCTCTCGCTGCTGGCGACCCGGGCGATCGGCCGCCGGTCGCACCGGCTGTTCGTGGCACAGTGGACCAGCATCGGCCGCCTCAACGCCCACATCGAAGAGACCTACAGCGGATTCACCGTCGTCAAGACGTTCGGTCACCGGGCCGCGGCGCGGGACCGATTCCGCACCCTCAACGACGACGTCTACGACGCAAGCTTCGGATCGCAGTTCTTCGCCGGCCTGGTGGCACCGGCCACGACGTTCATCGGCAACCTGGGCTACGTCGCGGTTGCGGTGCTCGGCGGGCTGCAGGTGGCGACCGGACAGATCACCCTCGGCAGCATTCAGGCATTCATCCAGTACGTCCGCCAGTTCAACACGCCCGTGAGCCAGGTGGCCGGGATGTACAACACCCTGCAGTCCGGGGTGGCCAGCGCGGAGCGGGTGTTCGCCCTGCTCGACGAGCCCGAGGAAACACCGGACCCGCCGGGGACAACCGCGCGACCCCAGCCCAACGGTCCGCCCGCAGCCGGGCGGGTCGAGTTTGCGCAGGTCAGCTTTGCCTACCAGCCCGGCACTCCAGTCATCCACGACGTGTCGATGACGGCAGAGCCGGGCAGCACCGTGGCGATCGTCGGGCCGACCGGAGCCGGCAAAACCACGCTGGTGAACCTGCTGATGCGGTTCTACGAACCCGATTCCGGACGCATCCTGGTCGACGGCGTCGACATCACCACCGTGAGCAGACAGACCCTGCGCTCACGCATCGGCATGGTGCTGCAGGACACCTGGCTGTTCGACGGGACCATCGCCGAGAACATCGCCTACGGACGACCCGACGCCGGCCCCGACGAGGTGATCGAGGCAGCCGCCGCGGCCTACGTGGACCGCTTCGTGCACACGCTGCCGAACGGCTACCAGACCCGGATCAGCGGAGGCGGCGACAACATCAGCGCCGGCGAGAAGCAGCTGATCACAATCGCGCGCGCATTCCTCGCCCGCCCGCAACTGCTGATCCTCGACGAAGCCACCAGCTCGGTGGACACCCGCACCGAGGCGCTGATTCAACGCGCGATGCGCGAACTTCGCCGGGATCGCACGAGTTTCGTTATCGCACACCGGCTTTCGACGATCCGCGGCGCCGACCTCATCGTCGTGCTCGAGGCCGGGCGTATCGTCGAGCAGGGCAATCACGCCGACCTCATGGCGCGGCGGGGCGCCTATTACGCAATGAGCCAGGCCTAG
- a CDS encoding BTAD domain-containing putative transcriptional regulator: MVDKRLEFGLLGPLEMTVDGTLVPLGTPKQRAVLAMLLMNRNSPVGIERLITALWDDEPPSGARASIHSYVSNLRKLLGGAGIDPRVALAAAPPGYRLSVAETNCDLGRFITEKTAGVHAAAANQFEQASQHLSAALAQWRGPVLEDLHDFQFVDSFATSLVEEKILVHTAKAEAEIACGRAAAVISELEALTSEHPYREPLWAQLITAYYLTDRQSDALAAYRRVKTILAEELGIDPGPTLRDLNERILRQEPLDAKKSARTTAVGTITLLDQRTKVPTGKPLAYLREASGRSYPLRAAETRIGRLSDNDIILASANVSRHHAVIVDTGTSFIINDLRSSNGVHVQHQRIRSAATLKDGDHIRICDHEFTFEIPHETNSTHS; encoded by the coding sequence ATGGTAGACAAACGTCTCGAATTCGGTCTTCTTGGGCCGTTGGAGATGACTGTTGACGGCACGCTGGTGCCCTTGGGCACACCCAAACAGCGCGCCGTGCTAGCCATGCTGCTGATGAACCGCAACAGCCCGGTCGGGATCGAAAGGCTCATCACCGCCCTGTGGGATGACGAGCCGCCGTCGGGCGCCCGGGCCAGCATCCACTCCTACGTGTCGAATCTGCGCAAGCTGCTCGGCGGCGCGGGCATCGACCCCCGGGTGGCGCTGGCCGCGGCGCCACCCGGCTACCGGCTCAGCGTGGCTGAAACCAATTGCGATCTAGGGCGGTTCATCACGGAGAAGACCGCGGGTGTGCATGCTGCCGCGGCCAACCAGTTCGAGCAAGCCAGCCAGCACCTGTCGGCGGCGCTGGCGCAATGGCGGGGGCCGGTACTCGAGGATCTGCACGACTTCCAATTCGTCGACAGCTTCGCCACCTCGTTGGTCGAGGAGAAGATTCTGGTTCACACCGCCAAGGCCGAGGCCGAAATCGCTTGCGGACGCGCCGCCGCCGTGATCAGCGAGTTGGAAGCGCTGACGTCGGAGCACCCCTACCGCGAGCCGCTGTGGGCCCAGTTGATCACGGCCTACTATTTGACCGACCGGCAGTCCGATGCGCTGGCCGCCTACCGCCGGGTGAAGACCATCCTCGCCGAGGAACTCGGGATCGATCCGGGCCCGACGCTGCGCGACCTCAACGAACGGATCTTGCGCCAGGAGCCGCTGGACGCCAAGAAATCCGCGCGCACCACGGCCGTCGGCACCATCACCCTGCTCGACCAGCGCACCAAGGTGCCCACCGGAAAGCCGCTTGCCTATCTGCGCGAAGCGTCGGGCCGCAGCTACCCGCTGCGCGCCGCCGAGACCAGGATCGGACGCCTCAGCGACAACGACATCATCCTGGCCAGCGCCAACGTCAGCCGCCATCACGCCGTCATCGTCGACACCGGCACCAGCTTCATCATCAACGACCTGCGGTCCTCCAACGGAGTGCATGTGCAACACCAGCGGATCCGGTCCGCGGCCACCCTCAAAGACGGCGATCACATCCGGATCTGCGACCACGAGTTCACCTTCGAGATTCCCCACGAGACCAACTCGACACATTCCTAA
- a CDS encoding SixA phosphatase family protein, with protein sequence MRHAKSGYPPGVADHDRPLAPRGIREAGLGGDWLRANQPSIDFVLCSTANRARQTLAHTGIEAPVQYRERLYHTTPGTMIDEINGVADTVHTLLVVGHEPTMSALALGLAGGEDTDNAAIQRISEKYPTSGIAVLHVAGDWKDVQLGSAALTGFHVPR encoded by the coding sequence ATGCGGCATGCGAAATCCGGCTACCCGCCGGGCGTCGCCGACCATGACCGCCCATTGGCGCCGCGCGGCATTCGGGAAGCGGGGCTGGGCGGGGACTGGCTGCGTGCCAACCAGCCGAGCATCGACTTCGTGCTGTGCTCCACGGCAAACCGCGCCCGGCAGACACTGGCACACACGGGCATCGAGGCCCCGGTGCAGTACCGTGAACGCCTTTACCACACCACCCCGGGGACGATGATCGACGAAATCAACGGCGTGGCCGACACGGTCCACACCCTGCTCGTGGTCGGACATGAACCGACGATGTCCGCCCTGGCGCTGGGCCTGGCGGGTGGCGAAGACACCGATAATGCTGCCATCCAACGTATTTCGGAGAAATACCCGACGTCGGGAATCGCAGTGCTGCACGTGGCCGGCGACTGGAAAGACGTACAACTCGGCAGCGCCGCGTTGACCGGCTTCCACGTTCCGCGCTGA
- a CDS encoding DUF732 domain-containing protein: protein MFTHRIKTVASTMIGAAAIGLVALGTAGTAAATTADDAFISQMDNLGISFSSPAEAVREGHQVCRELASGKTGTDVATEVLKQTNLTSHQAAYFVVDATKAYCPQYASQLT, encoded by the coding sequence ATGTTCACTCACCGCATCAAGACCGTTGCCAGCACCATGATCGGCGCCGCCGCCATCGGCCTTGTCGCACTGGGCACCGCCGGCACCGCCGCGGCCACCACCGCCGACGACGCGTTCATCTCCCAGATGGACAACCTCGGCATCTCCTTCAGCTCCCCCGCCGAAGCGGTCCGGGAAGGCCACCAGGTGTGCCGGGAGCTGGCTTCCGGCAAGACCGGGACCGACGTCGCCACCGAAGTCCTCAAGCAGACCAACCTGACCAGTCACCAGGCGGCCTACTTCGTCGTGGACGCGACCAAGGCCTACTGCCCGCAGTATGCCTCGCAACTCACCTAA
- a CDS encoding LppX_LprAFG lipoprotein yields MKLSPRTVTAAAAAALALVLVIGGCSGNSNSGKPPGTTATTSSSEAATLLKQAADAMAKVTGMHVTVTVQGDVPNLRVTKLEGDISNTPQTVATGNASLIVGKTPQEAKFVYIDGHLYSDLGQPGTYTDFGNGASIYNVSVLLDPNKGLANVLAKLQGGSVAGTEQVNGVATTKITGNSSADDIATLAGSKLTAESVTTVPTTVWIASDGSSHLVQLQIHPTNDTSVTLTMSDWGKTVTATKPS; encoded by the coding sequence ATGAAGCTCTCGCCTCGCACCGTCACCGCCGCCGCGGCCGCCGCGCTCGCCCTGGTCCTCGTTATCGGTGGCTGTTCGGGCAACTCGAACAGCGGCAAGCCGCCGGGGACGACCGCCACCACGTCGAGCAGCGAAGCGGCCACGTTGCTCAAGCAGGCCGCCGACGCGATGGCCAAGGTCACCGGGATGCACGTGACCGTGACCGTGCAGGGTGACGTCCCGAACCTGCGGGTGACCAAACTCGAGGGTGACATCTCCAACACACCGCAGACCGTGGCCACTGGCAACGCGTCGCTAATCGTCGGCAAGACGCCCCAAGAGGCAAAGTTCGTCTACATTGACGGACACCTGTATTCCGACCTGGGACAACCCGGCACCTACACCGACTTCGGTAACGGCGCCTCGATCTACAACGTCTCGGTGCTGCTCGACCCCAACAAGGGGCTGGCCAACGTGCTGGCCAAGCTCCAGGGCGGCTCGGTGGCGGGCACCGAACAGGTCAATGGCGTCGCGACCACCAAGATCACCGGCAACTCCTCCGCCGACGACATCGCCACGCTGGCCGGATCCAAGCTGACGGCCGAAAGTGTCACGACGGTACCCACCACGGTCTGGATCGCCTCCGACGGCTCCTCGCATCTCGTGCAGCTTCAGATCCACCCGACGAATGACACCTCGGTGACGCTGACCATGTCCGACTGGGGCAAGACCGTCACCGCGACCAAACCCAGCTGA